In Paenibacillus algicola, a genomic segment contains:
- a CDS encoding bifunctional diguanylate cyclase/phosphohydrolase, producing the protein MSFLKRERTLKISASQWYFIIISLFGIIVFGFVNKAEFLNYTLQEWTWLYALTGATLILDHFAFQLPPKGNGQSMDSSVYLACMFIYGPAFALSVCLLTLIISSVYYKKPFWKDLANFNIYVLMISGASIVFTATGGTIGTLENEKILSYLAALTTYFFINVLVIGFFYVILMRSTLYEALKSFFKDIILVYLSTLILSLALTILISSNGVFGLTLFIALSTMLSYSFKQLFTMYNDIQEKATRDQRTGLFNHSYFESLLDEEIVKASQNDTPLSLVMIDIDDFKKYNDQFGHLKGDMLLGFLGHFLHEECEPAEVVASRFGGEEFTILMPGYDEGAASEFVNRLRKKLNDTYYEGVEIFPSGCLSFSAGIASHRVDIHDKAQLVDFADQAMYYAKKQGKNNVHIYGSSSAKEHEIDFAEDVRDIEQQLKLFLYKDVDTFKHSKRVFRYAMDMSTVLKLDSVDRRHFILGALIHDIGKLEIPWGILNKKGKLTAEEWETVKNHVVWGKRIAETNEKLKELVPFIELHHERYDGGGYPHGYSGKQIPRLCRMLTIIDSFDAMTTERPYQKTKTYEEGIAELRRCSGTQFDPELTELFIGYMEQRMLEQQQPAAGMESS; encoded by the coding sequence ATGTCGTTTTTAAAGCGGGAACGGACCCTGAAGATCAGCGCCAGCCAGTGGTATTTCATTATTATCTCATTGTTCGGAATTATCGTGTTTGGTTTCGTCAACAAGGCAGAATTCCTGAATTATACCTTGCAGGAGTGGACTTGGCTGTATGCGTTAACCGGAGCTACCTTAATTCTGGACCATTTTGCCTTTCAGCTTCCCCCTAAAGGCAACGGACAATCCATGGACTCGTCGGTTTATCTAGCCTGTATGTTTATCTATGGCCCAGCGTTTGCACTCAGTGTATGTTTACTTACTTTAATTATTTCGTCGGTATATTATAAAAAGCCCTTCTGGAAAGACTTGGCTAACTTTAATATTTATGTGCTCATGATCTCGGGCGCCTCTATAGTATTTACGGCTACCGGTGGAACAATTGGTACGCTGGAGAACGAAAAAATCCTTTCCTACCTGGCTGCATTGACAACCTATTTCTTTATTAATGTTCTGGTGATCGGCTTCTTCTATGTAATCCTCATGAGGAGCACGCTTTATGAAGCGCTAAAGTCTTTTTTCAAAGATATTATTCTCGTCTATTTAAGCACCCTGATTCTATCTCTGGCGTTAACGATTCTAATCAGCAGCAACGGGGTGTTCGGCCTGACCCTCTTCATTGCACTCAGCACGATGCTCTCCTACTCCTTCAAGCAGCTGTTCACCATGTACAATGACATTCAGGAGAAGGCAACGCGCGACCAGCGAACAGGACTGTTCAATCATAGTTACTTCGAAAGTCTGCTGGATGAAGAGATTGTAAAGGCTTCCCAGAACGACACACCGCTGTCTCTGGTTATGATTGATATTGATGACTTCAAAAAATATAACGATCAGTTCGGCCATCTGAAGGGAGATATGCTGCTCGGATTTTTGGGCCATTTTCTCCATGAGGAGTGTGAGCCTGCAGAGGTCGTAGCCTCCCGCTTCGGGGGTGAAGAATTTACGATTCTGATGCCGGGGTACGATGAAGGCGCCGCCTCAGAGTTTGTGAACCGGCTGCGCAAGAAGCTGAATGACACGTACTATGAAGGAGTGGAAATCTTTCCTTCCGGCTGCCTGTCCTTCTCTGCCGGCATCGCCTCCCACCGGGTAGACATTCATGATAAAGCCCAGCTGGTGGATTTTGCCGACCAGGCCATGTACTATGCCAAGAAGCAGGGTAAGAACAATGTACATATCTACGGATCCAGCTCCGCTAAGGAGCATGAGATCGATTTTGCCGAGGATGTACGGGATATTGAGCAGCAGCTGAAGCTGTTCCTGTACAAGGATGTTGACACCTTCAAGCACTCCAAGCGGGTCTTCCGCTATGCGATGGATATGAGCACGGTGCTGAAGCTCGACAGTGTGGACCGGCGGCATTTCATCCTGGGCGCGCTAATCCACGATATCGGCAAGCTGGAAATACCATGGGGCATTCTGAACAAGAAGGGCAAGCTGACCGCCGAGGAATGGGAAACGGTGAAGAATCATGTCGTATGGGGCAAGCGCATCGCTGAAACGAACGAAAAGCTGAAGGAGCTGGTGCCATTCATCGAGCTTCATCATGAGCGTTACGACGGCGGCGGCTATCCTCACGGCTACAGCGGCAAGCAAATTCCGCGCCTGTGCCGGATGCTGACGATCATTGACTCCTTTGACGCCATGACGACCGAACGGCCTTATCAGAAGACGAAGACCTACGAGGAAGGCATTGCCGAGCTGCGCCGATGCTCAGGCACCCAGTTTGACCCGGAGCTGACCGAGCTGTTTATCGGATATATGGAGCAGCGTATGCTGGAGCAGCAGCAGCCGGCAGCAGGTATGGAATCCTCTTGA
- a CDS encoding DUF5317 domain-containing protein gives MVFDGIILGLIVGMIRGGLKQGLHAFGQLKLKGGWIFPVLLLIQLVIFAVQDQSSFVASISNYMFMGIYIVGMIFLWLNRDQHGFGLILTGVFLNFLVMAVNGGRMPVSLQAASVLDPYYVDMLSQGTVITKHYLLDESTRLPFLGDIIPLSPPYPRSQAISIGDIVMNVGIFVYIVQLMSGDKKKAEKNKPLETGSSA, from the coding sequence ATGGTTTTTGATGGCATTATCCTAGGTCTGATTGTCGGTATGATCCGGGGTGGTTTGAAGCAGGGACTCCATGCTTTTGGACAGCTCAAGCTGAAGGGCGGATGGATATTTCCGGTGCTGCTTCTGATTCAGCTAGTTATCTTTGCGGTGCAGGACCAATCCTCCTTCGTAGCCTCAATCAGCAACTACATGTTTATGGGCATTTATATCGTAGGTATGATTTTTTTATGGCTCAACCGGGATCAGCACGGATTCGGCTTGATTCTGACCGGCGTGTTCCTGAACTTTCTGGTTATGGCCGTGAACGGAGGCCGGATGCCCGTATCGCTGCAGGCAGCTTCCGTGCTGGATCCCTACTATGTGGACATGCTGAGTCAGGGCACAGTGATTACCAAGCATTACCTGCTTGATGAATCTACACGCCTTCCTTTCCTAGGCGACATTATTCCCTTATCTCCCCCGTACCCGAGAAGCCAAGCCATCAGTATTGGCGATATCGTAATGAACGTCGGGATCTTCGTCTACATTGTCCAGCTCATGAGTGGAGACAAGAAGAAGGCGGAGAAGAATAAGCCGCTGGAAACAGGCAGCAGCGCCTAA
- a CDS encoding cation transporter: protein MKQTVLKVQGMSCGHCVNAIQAALKEAGVSGTVDLEAGLVTVEYNEGSVNPAGVIAAIEEQGYEAAILE, encoded by the coding sequence ATGAAGCAAACGGTATTAAAGGTACAAGGAATGTCCTGCGGACACTGCGTGAACGCGATTCAGGCCGCGTTGAAGGAGGCTGGTGTATCCGGTACGGTGGATCTGGAAGCGGGACTGGTCACGGTAGAATACAATGAAGGCTCGGTGAATCCGGCAGGAGTTATTGCTGCCATTGAAGAGCAGGGCTACGAAGCAGCAATTCTGGAATAG
- the nfsA gene encoding oxygen-insensitive NADPH nitroreductase, with protein sequence MNETIEVLMNHRSIRKYSSKEVSDDQLEQIIAAGQMASSSSNVQAYSVIAIRDAGMKCELAALAGHQAYIEQCPVFLVWCADLYRLQQAGKPYMEEQESYIDSVENFIVATVDTALAAQNAAVAAESLGLGIVYIGGVRNEIERISALLELPERVYPVFGMCVGYPDQQPDVRPRLPLEGVLHHGKYDASGIAGQVQQYDEAYRTYMSERTGGGQPPAGWSAFMAKRLAEPVRLHMKAYLERRGLLKR encoded by the coding sequence ATGAATGAAACTATCGAGGTGCTGATGAATCATCGCTCGATTCGTAAGTATAGCTCTAAAGAGGTCAGTGACGACCAGCTGGAGCAGATCATTGCGGCAGGTCAGATGGCGTCCAGCTCCAGTAACGTGCAGGCCTACAGCGTCATTGCCATACGGGATGCCGGCATGAAATGTGAGCTAGCGGCTTTGGCAGGGCATCAGGCTTATATCGAGCAGTGTCCGGTATTTCTCGTGTGGTGTGCAGATCTATACCGATTGCAGCAGGCGGGGAAGCCTTATATGGAAGAACAGGAATCTTACATTGATTCGGTGGAGAATTTCATTGTTGCGACGGTAGATACCGCACTGGCTGCGCAGAATGCGGCTGTAGCGGCAGAATCGCTGGGACTGGGCATTGTGTATATCGGAGGCGTTCGTAATGAGATCGAGCGCATTTCAGCGCTGCTGGAGCTTCCGGAGCGGGTATACCCTGTATTCGGGATGTGTGTCGGCTATCCGGACCAGCAGCCTGACGTGCGTCCTCGGCTGCCGCTAGAGGGCGTGCTGCATCACGGCAAGTATGATGCTTCCGGGATCGCAGGCCAGGTGCAGCAATATGATGAAGCTTACCGCACCTACATGAGTGAACGTACTGGAGGAGGCCAGCCGCCTGCGGGATGGTCAGCCTTCATGGCCAAGCGACTGGCAGAGCCGGTGCGGCTGCATATGAAGGCTTATCTGGAGCGGCGGGGATTGCTGAAGCGCTAG
- a CDS encoding exodeoxyribonuclease III, translated as MKLVSWNVNGLRACVKKGFMDVFRELDADLFCLQESKLQAGQIELDLGPEYRQYWNYAEQKGYSGTAVFSRLAPLSVRYGMEEDHEPEGRMLTLEFESFFLVNVYTPNARRDLSRLPYRLEWEDRFRRYLLQLNASKPVIVCGDLNVAHQELDLKNARANLGNSGFTLEERGKMTELLGAGFLDTFRHLYPDRGEVYSWWSYMPKVRERNIGWRIDYFLVSASLADQLIDADIHCSVHGSDHCPVSLCIDLPERVSKL; from the coding sequence TTGAAGCTTGTATCTTGGAATGTGAATGGCCTGCGGGCCTGTGTGAAGAAAGGGTTTATGGACGTGTTCAGAGAGTTGGATGCCGACCTGTTCTGCCTGCAGGAAAGCAAGCTGCAGGCAGGGCAGATTGAGCTGGACTTGGGACCGGAGTATCGACAGTACTGGAACTACGCAGAACAGAAGGGCTATTCCGGGACGGCTGTATTCAGCCGTCTTGCGCCGCTGTCGGTACGCTATGGGATGGAGGAGGATCATGAGCCGGAAGGGCGAATGCTGACTCTTGAGTTTGAAAGCTTTTTCCTTGTTAATGTGTATACGCCGAATGCCAGGAGAGATTTGAGCCGCCTGCCATACCGGCTGGAGTGGGAGGATCGGTTCCGCCGCTATCTGCTACAGCTGAACGCTAGCAAGCCGGTCATTGTATGCGGAGATCTCAATGTTGCCCATCAGGAGCTCGACCTGAAGAACGCCAGAGCCAACTTGGGCAACTCCGGCTTCACCCTGGAGGAACGGGGGAAAATGACCGAGCTGCTAGGCGCCGGCTTCCTGGATACATTCCGGCACCTGTATCCGGACAGAGGCGAAGTCTACAGCTGGTGGTCTTATATGCCGAAGGTAAGGGAGAGGAATATTGGCTGGAGAATTGATTATTTTCTCGTCTCGGCCTCGCTTGCAGATCAGCTGATAGACGCCGACATCCATTGCAGTGTCCACGGCAGTGATCACTGTCCGGTGTCCTTATGCATCGACTTGCCTGAGAGGGTATCAAAACTCTGA